One Salmo trutta chromosome 19, fSalTru1.1, whole genome shotgun sequence genomic window carries:
- the LOC115154321 gene encoding uncharacterized protein LOC115154321 isoform X2, producing the protein MASVSDLQARRVEINNTRTLLNSEGVYEAAEDNSSQIILETPDPDIVKTISHYFEAALSGQEYVLSHPVTDHGTDSSADRDSGDSLFITQVPVSEVVRSVRRCHSKERSEFTCTIESEEESGAEDGPATPQKKQQVSHAMKHHKRKAEKHGLKKYSFPFLGSIYRSKPLSSRERAYRNTHLPLLNSVTFSSKAIGGFFRCVKTLKKFSKGKATLASALPNRYLDEEGELSPLSECIMLGFCLWTCRQEEESEGSDDDIRVVENTLLMPFLKKKNRGTWRHPSYEAEKQCRKFSSVSKYLTKDSTSVSKDSTAKTKKRSTKKTQHLPHVKQTLSLVSKMIKDTPSKRNFAGSRRIVPEKCNMAEEETNPESVSCVRCSSGRSSVRNETEEPSIHLADNADGQEENDNMDISLTEWKTMLNIGFVSEEVEGSRIDQAVDITSSPINEVQESEGSCLERTQVGRAMTPSVTERSPDRNHQNQIRETEADPGIKGHNPPSTDPELTNDCTNVDAEGDYEKKRKNRKREGGDDESIEDRVGQPPCQEAPDYQELVTCVSTSTIQGGEATEITQDNKAEHSVSASGEMIMPQKKKRKKERRRDSPCHADTDIGLRQEENPKLSSHAGGGAIVQTEDIELKKIKKKYKNSTAHAILEEGPEKGHFPNLSLESQLDEVIGPQKGTNISTLPEDTVTNLQVNATDIRQKTIECSIVQLTKLVAQRKKHKTMAPIDNSLAQSDGTIYFRKKKKAKKDGDSCSDKMVGNYTEIPLTTSTLSQSGEIDTLEKKKRKRDKKQNSDIHEDSEARPKENVVTHQRSEDMVTEEKKKKRRKRRKSSTDDGAVVRQQEDNIKKCHITLKSSVSESIDTVPPRKKEKKDRDLVNPLSTEERHQKDSIPPETDEITSPRKMKKKKRDGSKDTCSVIHKDTAAPLEKESIDISLEGCESSALTPDDTVSQRKTKKNKNSLTKHDPEGRLKNYATKVSQRMSATVKNSRPEERKKIDTTEVRLEAERAFISSERKRKKTKRRKSTDYKVPAVGHQDNDNTAILIETTQSSMTQYTETESKKKKKKINDNTAILIETTQSSMTQYTETESKKKKKKINDNTAILIETTQSSMTQYTETESQKKKKKINRKTNKESVAPKRTDGRQTGEMSEVTSDCLPLPQINPDPVSISHELVSSAEKKKKKKKHGKTRG; encoded by the exons ATGGCTTCTGTCAGTGACCTGCAAGCTCGACGAGTTGAAATTAATAATACACGCACTCTGTTGAACTCAGAAGGCGTTTATGAAGCAGCAGAAGATAATTCATCCCAGATCATTCTGGAGACCCCCGATCCTGATATCGTCAAAACAATCTCACATTATTTCGAGGCTGCTCTCAGTGGGCAGGAATATGTGTTATCCCATCCCGTCACAGACCATGGCACTGACTCTTCAGCAGACAG GGATTCAGGGGACAGCCTGTTCATAACTCAAGTGCCAGTGTCTGAGGTGGTGAGGTCTGTGAGAAGATGTCACTCAAAGGAGAGGTCAGAGTTCACATGTACCATAGAatcagaggaggagagtggggcgGAAGATGGACCTGCCACTCCCCAAAAGAAGCAGCAGGTCTCACATGCAATGAAACATCACAAGAGGAAAGCAGAGAAGCATGGCCTGAAAAAGTACTCCTTTCCCTTCCTGGGGAGCATTTACAGAAGTAAACCCCTATCTAGTCGAGAGAGGGcttacagaaacacacacctaCCACTATTAAACAGTGTGACCTTCTCG AGTAAGGCAATTGGAGGCTTTTTTAGATGCGTCAAAACACTGAAGAAGTTCTCAAAAGGAAAAGCGACGTTAGCCTCAGCTTTACCAAACAGATATCTGGATGAGGAAGGTGAACTGTCTCCACTGTCAGA GTGTATAATGCTGGGGTTTTGTCTATGGACCTGCAGACAGGAGGAGGAATCTGAAGGTAGTGATGATGACATCAGAGTGGTG GAAAATACACTTTTAATGCCATTCCTGAAAAAGAAAAATAGGGGAACTTGGCGTCATCCGTCATATGAAGCAGAAAAGCAATGCAGAAAGTTTTCATCTGTAAGCAAATACCTCACCAAAGACTCCACATCTGTTAGCAAAGACTCCACTGCCAAGACAAAGAAACGGagcacaaagaaaacacaacacCTCCCTCATGTCAAACAAACTCTTTCCTTGGTTTCCAAAATGATTAAAGACACACCATCAAAGCGGAATTTTGCTGGGTCACGGCGAATCGTACCTGAGAAATGTAACATGGCAGAAGAAGAGACTAACCCAGAGTCAGTCAGTTGCGTTAGATGTTCATCTGGTAGGAGTTCGGTCCGCAATGAAACAGAAGAACCTAGTATACATTTAGCTGACAATGCAGATGGACAGGAAGAAAACGACAACATGGACATTTCATTGACAGAATGGAAGACAATGCTGAATATCGGATTTGTCAGTGAGGAAGTAGAGGGGAGTAGAATAGACCAGGCAGTGGACATAACGAGTTCACCTATTAATGAAGTGCAGGAAAGTGAAGGAAGCTGTTTGGAGAGGACCCAAGTGGGCAGAGCCATGACCCCCAGTGTGACTGAGCGGAGCCCTGATCGTAACCATCAGAACCAGATAAGGGAAACAGAGGCTGATCCTGGAATTAAAGGTCACAACCCCCCTTCAACAGATCCAGAGCTCACAAATGACTGTACAAATGTTGATGCTGAGGGAGACTATGAAAAGAAGAGGAAGaacaggaaaagagagggaggagatgatgAAAGTATAGAGGACCGAGTTGGGCAGCCTCCATGCCAAGAGGCTCCAGATTATCAGGAACTAGTGACCTGTGTGAGTACAAGCACCATACAGGGAGGAGAGGCTACTGAGATAACCCAGGATAACAAGGCAGAGCATTCTGTGTCTGCCTCTGGTGAAATGATTATGCCACAGAAAAAGAAGAgaaaaaaggagaggaggagggattcACCATGCCATGCTGATACAGATATAGGCCTAAGACAGGAAGAGAACCCCAAGCTATCATCCCATGCTGGAGGTGGTGCTATAGTTCAGACTGAAGACATAGAACTGAAGAAAATTAAGAAAAAGTATAAGAATTCCACAGCACATGCCATCCTGGAGGAAGGACCAGAAAAAGGACATTTTCCGAATTTGAGTTTGGAATCACAGTTAGATGAGGTAATAGGACCCCAAAAGGGAACAAACATTTCAACCCTCCCTGAAGATACTGTCACAAACCTACAGGTAAATGCTACTGATATAAGACAGAAAACAATTGAGTGCTCTATAGTCCAACTTACTAAATTGGTAGCCCAGAGAAAGAAGCATAAAACCATGGCACCAATAGACAATTCTTTGGCACAGAGTGATGGCACAATTTATTTTAGGAAAAAGAAAAAGGCAAAGAAAGATGGGGATTCCTGTAGCGATAAAATGGTGGGAAATTATACTGAAATTCCTCTGACTACAAGTACTTTATCTCAATCTGGTGAAATCGATACACTGGAGAAGAAAAAACGCAAACGAGATAAGAAGCAGAATTCTGACATTCATGAAGATTCTGAGGCCAGACCCAAAGAGAATGTTGTGACCCATCAGAGGTCTGAAGACATGGTCacggaggagaagaagaagaagaggaggaagaggaggaaatcTTCAACTGACGATGGCGCCGTTGTTCGACAACAAGAGGATAATATAAAAAAATGCCATATCACCCTCAAGAGTTCTGTGTCTGAATCCATTGACACTGTGCCACCAAGAAAAAAGGAGAAGAAAGATCGGGATTTAGTAAATCCTTTGAGCACAGAGGAGAGACATCAAAAGGACAGCATACCACCTGAAACAGATGAGATCACTAGCCCAAGAAAGATGAAGAAGAAAAAGCGAGATGGGTCTAAAGACACTTGTTCTGTCATACACAAGGATACAGCAGCTCCACTGGAAAAAGAGAGTATTGACATATCTTTGGAGGGGTGTGAGAGTTCTGCTTTGACTCCAGATGATACAGTTTCTCAGAGAAAAACTAAGAAAAATAAGAATTCCCTCACTAAACATGATCCTGAGGGAAGACTGAAAAATTATGCAACTAAAGTATCTCAGAGGATGAGCGCAACTGTAAAAAATTCTAGACCAGAAGAGAGAAAAAAGATAGATACCACTGAAGTGAGACTTGAAGCTGAACGTGCCTTTatatcctcagagagaaagaggaaaaagaCAAAGAGGAGGAAATCCACTGATTACAAAGTACCAGCGGTAGGACATCAAGATAATGATAACACTGCAATACTAATTGAAACGACCCAGAGTTCTATGACCCAATACACAGAAACAGAgtcgaagaagaagaagaagaaaataaatgaTAACACTGCAATACTAATTGAAACGACCCAGAGTTCTATGACCCAATACACAGAAACAGAgtcgaagaagaagaagaagaaaataaatgaTAACACTGCAATACTAATTGAAACGACCCAGAGTTCTATGACCCAATACACAGAAACAGAGTcacagaaaaagaagaagaaaataaatagaaaaactAACAAGGAATCAGTTGCCCCGAAGCGCACAGATGGAAGACAGACCGGGGAGATGTCAGAGGTGACGTCAGACTGTCTGCCTTTACCACAGATAAATCCTGATCCTGTATCAATCTCCCATGAACTGGTTTCATcagcagagaagaagaagaagaaaaagaagcatGGAAAGACAAGAGGATGA
- the LOC115154321 gene encoding uncharacterized protein LOC115154321 isoform X4 produces the protein MASVSDLQARRVEINNTRTLLNSEGVYEAAEDNSSQIILETPDPDIVKTISHYFEAALSGQEYVLSHPVTDHGTDSSADSRDSGDSLFITQVPVSEVVRSVRRCHSKERSEFTCTIESEEESGAEDGPATPQKKQQVSHAMKHHKRKAEKHGLKKYSFPFLGSIYRSKPLSSRERAYRNTHLPLLNSVTFSSKAIGGFFRCVKTLKKFSKGKATLASALPNRYLDEEGELSPLSECIMLGFCLWTCRQEEESEGSDDDIRVVENTLLMPFLKKKNRGTWRHPSYEAEKQCRKFSSVSKYLTKDSTSVSKDSTAKTKKRSTKKTQHLPHVKQTLSLVSKMIKDTPSKRNFAGSRRIVPEKCNMAEEETNPESVSCVRCSSGRSSVRNETEEPSIHLADNADGQEENDNMDISLTEWKTMLNIGFVSEEVEGSRIDQAVDITSSPINEVQESEGSCLERTQVGRAMTPSVTERSPDRNHQNQIRETEADPGIKGHNPPSTDPELTNDCTNVDAEGDYEKKRKNRKREGGDDESIEDRVGQPPCQEAPDYQELVTCVSTSTIQGGEATEITQDNKAEHSVSASGEMIMPQKKKRKKERRRDSPCHADTDIGLRQEENPKLSSHAGGGAIVQTEDIELKKIKKKYKNSTAHAILEEGPEKGHFPNLSLESQLDEVIGPQKGTNISTLPEDTVTNLQVNATDIRQKTIECSIVQLTKLVAQRKKHKTMAPIDNSLAQSDGTIYFRKKKKAKKDGDSCSDKMVGNYTEIPLTTSTLSQSGEIDTLEKKKRKRDKKQNSDIHEDSEARPKENVVTHQRSEDMVTEEKKKKRRKRRKSSTDDGAVVRQQEDNIKKCHITLKSSVSESIDTVPPRKKEKKDRDLVNPLSTEERHQKDSIPPETDEITSPRKMKKKKRDGSKDTCSVIHKDTAAPLEKESIDISLEGCESSALTPDDTVSQRKTKKNKNSLTKHDPEGRLKNYATKVSQRMSATVKNSRPEERKKIDTTEVRLEAERAFISSERKRKKTKRRKSTDYKVPAVGHQDNDNTAILIETTQSSMTQYTETESKKKKKKINDNTAILIETTQSSMTQYTETESQKKKKKINRKTNKESVAPKRTDGRQTGEMSEVTSDCLPLPQINPDPVSISHELVSSAEKKKKKKKHGKTRG, from the exons ATGGCTTCTGTCAGTGACCTGCAAGCTCGACGAGTTGAAATTAATAATACACGCACTCTGTTGAACTCAGAAGGCGTTTATGAAGCAGCAGAAGATAATTCATCCCAGATCATTCTGGAGACCCCCGATCCTGATATCGTCAAAACAATCTCACATTATTTCGAGGCTGCTCTCAGTGGGCAGGAATATGTGTTATCCCATCCCGTCACAGACCATGGCACTGACTCTTCAGCAGACAG TAGGGATTCAGGGGACAGCCTGTTCATAACTCAAGTGCCAGTGTCTGAGGTGGTGAGGTCTGTGAGAAGATGTCACTCAAAGGAGAGGTCAGAGTTCACATGTACCATAGAatcagaggaggagagtggggcgGAAGATGGACCTGCCACTCCCCAAAAGAAGCAGCAGGTCTCACATGCAATGAAACATCACAAGAGGAAAGCAGAGAAGCATGGCCTGAAAAAGTACTCCTTTCCCTTCCTGGGGAGCATTTACAGAAGTAAACCCCTATCTAGTCGAGAGAGGGcttacagaaacacacacctaCCACTATTAAACAGTGTGACCTTCTCG AGTAAGGCAATTGGAGGCTTTTTTAGATGCGTCAAAACACTGAAGAAGTTCTCAAAAGGAAAAGCGACGTTAGCCTCAGCTTTACCAAACAGATATCTGGATGAGGAAGGTGAACTGTCTCCACTGTCAGA GTGTATAATGCTGGGGTTTTGTCTATGGACCTGCAGACAGGAGGAGGAATCTGAAGGTAGTGATGATGACATCAGAGTGGTG GAAAATACACTTTTAATGCCATTCCTGAAAAAGAAAAATAGGGGAACTTGGCGTCATCCGTCATATGAAGCAGAAAAGCAATGCAGAAAGTTTTCATCTGTAAGCAAATACCTCACCAAAGACTCCACATCTGTTAGCAAAGACTCCACTGCCAAGACAAAGAAACGGagcacaaagaaaacacaacacCTCCCTCATGTCAAACAAACTCTTTCCTTGGTTTCCAAAATGATTAAAGACACACCATCAAAGCGGAATTTTGCTGGGTCACGGCGAATCGTACCTGAGAAATGTAACATGGCAGAAGAAGAGACTAACCCAGAGTCAGTCAGTTGCGTTAGATGTTCATCTGGTAGGAGTTCGGTCCGCAATGAAACAGAAGAACCTAGTATACATTTAGCTGACAATGCAGATGGACAGGAAGAAAACGACAACATGGACATTTCATTGACAGAATGGAAGACAATGCTGAATATCGGATTTGTCAGTGAGGAAGTAGAGGGGAGTAGAATAGACCAGGCAGTGGACATAACGAGTTCACCTATTAATGAAGTGCAGGAAAGTGAAGGAAGCTGTTTGGAGAGGACCCAAGTGGGCAGAGCCATGACCCCCAGTGTGACTGAGCGGAGCCCTGATCGTAACCATCAGAACCAGATAAGGGAAACAGAGGCTGATCCTGGAATTAAAGGTCACAACCCCCCTTCAACAGATCCAGAGCTCACAAATGACTGTACAAATGTTGATGCTGAGGGAGACTATGAAAAGAAGAGGAAGaacaggaaaagagagggaggagatgatgAAAGTATAGAGGACCGAGTTGGGCAGCCTCCATGCCAAGAGGCTCCAGATTATCAGGAACTAGTGACCTGTGTGAGTACAAGCACCATACAGGGAGGAGAGGCTACTGAGATAACCCAGGATAACAAGGCAGAGCATTCTGTGTCTGCCTCTGGTGAAATGATTATGCCACAGAAAAAGAAGAgaaaaaaggagaggaggagggattcACCATGCCATGCTGATACAGATATAGGCCTAAGACAGGAAGAGAACCCCAAGCTATCATCCCATGCTGGAGGTGGTGCTATAGTTCAGACTGAAGACATAGAACTGAAGAAAATTAAGAAAAAGTATAAGAATTCCACAGCACATGCCATCCTGGAGGAAGGACCAGAAAAAGGACATTTTCCGAATTTGAGTTTGGAATCACAGTTAGATGAGGTAATAGGACCCCAAAAGGGAACAAACATTTCAACCCTCCCTGAAGATACTGTCACAAACCTACAGGTAAATGCTACTGATATAAGACAGAAAACAATTGAGTGCTCTATAGTCCAACTTACTAAATTGGTAGCCCAGAGAAAGAAGCATAAAACCATGGCACCAATAGACAATTCTTTGGCACAGAGTGATGGCACAATTTATTTTAGGAAAAAGAAAAAGGCAAAGAAAGATGGGGATTCCTGTAGCGATAAAATGGTGGGAAATTATACTGAAATTCCTCTGACTACAAGTACTTTATCTCAATCTGGTGAAATCGATACACTGGAGAAGAAAAAACGCAAACGAGATAAGAAGCAGAATTCTGACATTCATGAAGATTCTGAGGCCAGACCCAAAGAGAATGTTGTGACCCATCAGAGGTCTGAAGACATGGTCacggaggagaagaagaagaagaggaggaagaggaggaaatcTTCAACTGACGATGGCGCCGTTGTTCGACAACAAGAGGATAATATAAAAAAATGCCATATCACCCTCAAGAGTTCTGTGTCTGAATCCATTGACACTGTGCCACCAAGAAAAAAGGAGAAGAAAGATCGGGATTTAGTAAATCCTTTGAGCACAGAGGAGAGACATCAAAAGGACAGCATACCACCTGAAACAGATGAGATCACTAGCCCAAGAAAGATGAAGAAGAAAAAGCGAGATGGGTCTAAAGACACTTGTTCTGTCATACACAAGGATACAGCAGCTCCACTGGAAAAAGAGAGTATTGACATATCTTTGGAGGGGTGTGAGAGTTCTGCTTTGACTCCAGATGATACAGTTTCTCAGAGAAAAACTAAGAAAAATAAGAATTCCCTCACTAAACATGATCCTGAGGGAAGACTGAAAAATTATGCAACTAAAGTATCTCAGAGGATGAGCGCAACTGTAAAAAATTCTAGACCAGAAGAGAGAAAAAAGATAGATACCACTGAAGTGAGACTTGAAGCTGAACGTGCCTTTatatcctcagagagaaagaggaaaaagaCAAAGAGGAGGAAATCCACTGATTACAAAGTACCAGCGGTAGGACATCAAGATA atgaTAACACTGCAATACTAATTGAAACGACCCAGAGTTCTATGACCCAATACACAGAAACAGAgtcgaagaagaagaagaagaaaataaatgaTAACACTGCAATACTAATTGAAACGACCCAGAGTTCTATGACCCAATACACAGAAACAGAGTcacagaaaaagaagaagaaaataaatagaaaaactAACAAGGAATCAGTTGCCCCGAAGCGCACAGATGGAAGACAGACCGGGGAGATGTCAGAGGTGACGTCAGACTGTCTGCCTTTACCACAGATAAATCCTGATCCTGTATCAATCTCCCATGAACTGGTTTCATcagcagagaagaagaagaagaaaaagaagcatGGAAAGACAAGAGGATGA
- the LOC115154321 gene encoding uncharacterized protein LOC115154321 isoform X1, with amino-acid sequence MASVSDLQARRVEINNTRTLLNSEGVYEAAEDNSSQIILETPDPDIVKTISHYFEAALSGQEYVLSHPVTDHGTDSSADSRDSGDSLFITQVPVSEVVRSVRRCHSKERSEFTCTIESEEESGAEDGPATPQKKQQVSHAMKHHKRKAEKHGLKKYSFPFLGSIYRSKPLSSRERAYRNTHLPLLNSVTFSSKAIGGFFRCVKTLKKFSKGKATLASALPNRYLDEEGELSPLSECIMLGFCLWTCRQEEESEGSDDDIRVVENTLLMPFLKKKNRGTWRHPSYEAEKQCRKFSSVSKYLTKDSTSVSKDSTAKTKKRSTKKTQHLPHVKQTLSLVSKMIKDTPSKRNFAGSRRIVPEKCNMAEEETNPESVSCVRCSSGRSSVRNETEEPSIHLADNADGQEENDNMDISLTEWKTMLNIGFVSEEVEGSRIDQAVDITSSPINEVQESEGSCLERTQVGRAMTPSVTERSPDRNHQNQIRETEADPGIKGHNPPSTDPELTNDCTNVDAEGDYEKKRKNRKREGGDDESIEDRVGQPPCQEAPDYQELVTCVSTSTIQGGEATEITQDNKAEHSVSASGEMIMPQKKKRKKERRRDSPCHADTDIGLRQEENPKLSSHAGGGAIVQTEDIELKKIKKKYKNSTAHAILEEGPEKGHFPNLSLESQLDEVIGPQKGTNISTLPEDTVTNLQVNATDIRQKTIECSIVQLTKLVAQRKKHKTMAPIDNSLAQSDGTIYFRKKKKAKKDGDSCSDKMVGNYTEIPLTTSTLSQSGEIDTLEKKKRKRDKKQNSDIHEDSEARPKENVVTHQRSEDMVTEEKKKKRRKRRKSSTDDGAVVRQQEDNIKKCHITLKSSVSESIDTVPPRKKEKKDRDLVNPLSTEERHQKDSIPPETDEITSPRKMKKKKRDGSKDTCSVIHKDTAAPLEKESIDISLEGCESSALTPDDTVSQRKTKKNKNSLTKHDPEGRLKNYATKVSQRMSATVKNSRPEERKKIDTTEVRLEAERAFISSERKRKKTKRRKSTDYKVPAVGHQDNDNTAILIETTQSSMTQYTETESKKKKKKINDNTAILIETTQSSMTQYTETESKKKKKKINDNTAILIETTQSSMTQYTETESQKKKKKINRKTNKESVAPKRTDGRQTGEMSEVTSDCLPLPQINPDPVSISHELVSSAEKKKKKKKHGKTRG; translated from the exons ATGGCTTCTGTCAGTGACCTGCAAGCTCGACGAGTTGAAATTAATAATACACGCACTCTGTTGAACTCAGAAGGCGTTTATGAAGCAGCAGAAGATAATTCATCCCAGATCATTCTGGAGACCCCCGATCCTGATATCGTCAAAACAATCTCACATTATTTCGAGGCTGCTCTCAGTGGGCAGGAATATGTGTTATCCCATCCCGTCACAGACCATGGCACTGACTCTTCAGCAGACAG TAGGGATTCAGGGGACAGCCTGTTCATAACTCAAGTGCCAGTGTCTGAGGTGGTGAGGTCTGTGAGAAGATGTCACTCAAAGGAGAGGTCAGAGTTCACATGTACCATAGAatcagaggaggagagtggggcgGAAGATGGACCTGCCACTCCCCAAAAGAAGCAGCAGGTCTCACATGCAATGAAACATCACAAGAGGAAAGCAGAGAAGCATGGCCTGAAAAAGTACTCCTTTCCCTTCCTGGGGAGCATTTACAGAAGTAAACCCCTATCTAGTCGAGAGAGGGcttacagaaacacacacctaCCACTATTAAACAGTGTGACCTTCTCG AGTAAGGCAATTGGAGGCTTTTTTAGATGCGTCAAAACACTGAAGAAGTTCTCAAAAGGAAAAGCGACGTTAGCCTCAGCTTTACCAAACAGATATCTGGATGAGGAAGGTGAACTGTCTCCACTGTCAGA GTGTATAATGCTGGGGTTTTGTCTATGGACCTGCAGACAGGAGGAGGAATCTGAAGGTAGTGATGATGACATCAGAGTGGTG GAAAATACACTTTTAATGCCATTCCTGAAAAAGAAAAATAGGGGAACTTGGCGTCATCCGTCATATGAAGCAGAAAAGCAATGCAGAAAGTTTTCATCTGTAAGCAAATACCTCACCAAAGACTCCACATCTGTTAGCAAAGACTCCACTGCCAAGACAAAGAAACGGagcacaaagaaaacacaacacCTCCCTCATGTCAAACAAACTCTTTCCTTGGTTTCCAAAATGATTAAAGACACACCATCAAAGCGGAATTTTGCTGGGTCACGGCGAATCGTACCTGAGAAATGTAACATGGCAGAAGAAGAGACTAACCCAGAGTCAGTCAGTTGCGTTAGATGTTCATCTGGTAGGAGTTCGGTCCGCAATGAAACAGAAGAACCTAGTATACATTTAGCTGACAATGCAGATGGACAGGAAGAAAACGACAACATGGACATTTCATTGACAGAATGGAAGACAATGCTGAATATCGGATTTGTCAGTGAGGAAGTAGAGGGGAGTAGAATAGACCAGGCAGTGGACATAACGAGTTCACCTATTAATGAAGTGCAGGAAAGTGAAGGAAGCTGTTTGGAGAGGACCCAAGTGGGCAGAGCCATGACCCCCAGTGTGACTGAGCGGAGCCCTGATCGTAACCATCAGAACCAGATAAGGGAAACAGAGGCTGATCCTGGAATTAAAGGTCACAACCCCCCTTCAACAGATCCAGAGCTCACAAATGACTGTACAAATGTTGATGCTGAGGGAGACTATGAAAAGAAGAGGAAGaacaggaaaagagagggaggagatgatgAAAGTATAGAGGACCGAGTTGGGCAGCCTCCATGCCAAGAGGCTCCAGATTATCAGGAACTAGTGACCTGTGTGAGTACAAGCACCATACAGGGAGGAGAGGCTACTGAGATAACCCAGGATAACAAGGCAGAGCATTCTGTGTCTGCCTCTGGTGAAATGATTATGCCACAGAAAAAGAAGAgaaaaaaggagaggaggagggattcACCATGCCATGCTGATACAGATATAGGCCTAAGACAGGAAGAGAACCCCAAGCTATCATCCCATGCTGGAGGTGGTGCTATAGTTCAGACTGAAGACATAGAACTGAAGAAAATTAAGAAAAAGTATAAGAATTCCACAGCACATGCCATCCTGGAGGAAGGACCAGAAAAAGGACATTTTCCGAATTTGAGTTTGGAATCACAGTTAGATGAGGTAATAGGACCCCAAAAGGGAACAAACATTTCAACCCTCCCTGAAGATACTGTCACAAACCTACAGGTAAATGCTACTGATATAAGACAGAAAACAATTGAGTGCTCTATAGTCCAACTTACTAAATTGGTAGCCCAGAGAAAGAAGCATAAAACCATGGCACCAATAGACAATTCTTTGGCACAGAGTGATGGCACAATTTATTTTAGGAAAAAGAAAAAGGCAAAGAAAGATGGGGATTCCTGTAGCGATAAAATGGTGGGAAATTATACTGAAATTCCTCTGACTACAAGTACTTTATCTCAATCTGGTGAAATCGATACACTGGAGAAGAAAAAACGCAAACGAGATAAGAAGCAGAATTCTGACATTCATGAAGATTCTGAGGCCAGACCCAAAGAGAATGTTGTGACCCATCAGAGGTCTGAAGACATGGTCacggaggagaagaagaagaagaggaggaagaggaggaaatcTTCAACTGACGATGGCGCCGTTGTTCGACAACAAGAGGATAATATAAAAAAATGCCATATCACCCTCAAGAGTTCTGTGTCTGAATCCATTGACACTGTGCCACCAAGAAAAAAGGAGAAGAAAGATCGGGATTTAGTAAATCCTTTGAGCACAGAGGAGAGACATCAAAAGGACAGCATACCACCTGAAACAGATGAGATCACTAGCCCAAGAAAGATGAAGAAGAAAAAGCGAGATGGGTCTAAAGACACTTGTTCTGTCATACACAAGGATACAGCAGCTCCACTGGAAAAAGAGAGTATTGACATATCTTTGGAGGGGTGTGAGAGTTCTGCTTTGACTCCAGATGATACAGTTTCTCAGAGAAAAACTAAGAAAAATAAGAATTCCCTCACTAAACATGATCCTGAGGGAAGACTGAAAAATTATGCAACTAAAGTATCTCAGAGGATGAGCGCAACTGTAAAAAATTCTAGACCAGAAGAGAGAAAAAAGATAGATACCACTGAAGTGAGACTTGAAGCTGAACGTGCCTTTatatcctcagagagaaagaggaaaaagaCAAAGAGGAGGAAATCCACTGATTACAAAGTACCAGCGGTAGGACATCAAGATAATGATAACACTGCAATACTAATTGAAACGACCCAGAGTTCTATGACCCAATACACAGAAACAGAgtcgaagaagaagaagaagaaaataaatgaTAACACTGCAATACTAATTGAAACGACCCAGAGTTCTATGACCCAATACACAGAAACAGAgtcgaagaagaagaagaagaaaataaatgaTAACACTGCAATACTAATTGAAACGACCCAGAGTTCTATGACCCAATACACAGAAACAGAGTcacagaaaaagaagaagaaaataaatagaaaaactAACAAGGAATCAGTTGCCCCGAAGCGCACAGATGGAAGACAGACCGGGGAGATGTCAGAGGTGACGTCAGACTGTCTGCCTTTACCACAGATAAATCCTGATCCTGTATCAATCTCCCATGAACTGGTTTCATcagcagagaagaagaagaagaaaaagaagcatGGAAAGACAAGAGGATGA